One Syntrophobacterales bacterium genomic region harbors:
- the nusA gene encoding transcription termination factor NusA, translating to MFAELKRLIEQMGKDRGIDKEVIIQALEDAMLMAARKKLGADVELEAHYNDEAGEIEVFQFKTVVEKVMDPETQISLEEAVANLDEEAQFGDVLGSKIETNTFGRIAVQTARQIIIQRVKDAERDNIYEEYHDKKGDISNGFVQRVEGGNIIVNLGTTEGVLPVNEQIFKEAYKRGDRIRSFICEVKKITRGPQIILSRTHPGFLKALFALEVPEIAEGLIEIVNVAREPGKRSKIAVRTRDKDIDPVGACVGMRGARVQSVVQELRGEKIDIVPYSEDQAKYVCNALAPAKVNRVFVDEENRAMEVIVADDQLSLAIGKSGQNVRLAVKLTSWKIDVKSESATAAKTEEDGYMALMEIPGIGEMNAEKLVAAGLKSVAMLAAADVEQLSALPGVGETTAEAWIKGAEMAIDQELGEK from the coding sequence ATGTTTGCGGAGCTAAAACGTCTGATCGAACAGATGGGAAAGGATCGCGGGATAGACAAGGAGGTGATCATCCAGGCGCTGGAAGACGCCATGCTGATGGCTGCCCGAAAGAAACTGGGCGCTGACGTGGAATTGGAGGCTCATTATAATGACGAGGCCGGCGAGATCGAGGTCTTTCAGTTCAAGACTGTAGTGGAAAAGGTCATGGATCCCGAGACGCAGATTTCCCTTGAAGAGGCAGTGGCAAACCTTGATGAGGAAGCGCAGTTTGGCGACGTTCTGGGCAGCAAGATTGAGACGAACACCTTCGGCCGCATCGCTGTGCAAACGGCCAGGCAGATAATTATCCAGCGGGTAAAAGATGCGGAACGCGATAATATATATGAAGAATACCATGACAAAAAAGGCGATATCAGCAATGGGTTTGTCCAGAGGGTCGAGGGGGGAAACATAATTGTCAACCTTGGCACTACAGAGGGCGTATTGCCGGTGAATGAGCAGATCTTCAAAGAAGCCTACAAAAGGGGGGACAGAATAAGAAGCTTTATCTGCGAGGTTAAAAAGATTACCAGAGGTCCGCAGATTATACTGTCGCGCACCCATCCCGGTTTTTTGAAGGCCCTGTTTGCACTGGAAGTTCCTGAAATTGCAGAGGGACTCATAGAAATCGTCAACGTGGCCCGGGAGCCCGGGAAACGTTCCAAGATCGCCGTCCGGACCAGAGACAAGGATATAGATCCGGTGGGCGCCTGTGTGGGGATGAGGGGCGCCCGGGTGCAGAGCGTGGTTCAGGAGCTCCGGGGAGAAAAGATAGACATAGTCCCCTATTCGGAAGATCAGGCCAAATATGTTTGCAATGCTCTTGCCCCGGCCAAGGTGAACAGGGTGTTCGTTGATGAAGAAAACAGGGCGATGGAGGTAATTGTTGCCGATGATCAGCTTTCGCTGGCAATTGGCAAGAGTGGCCAAAATGTCAGATTGGCGGTAAAATTGACCAGTTGGAAGATTGATGTAAAAAGCGAGTCGGCGACAGCCGCAAAGACTGAGGAAGATGGTTACATGGCTTTAATGGAAATACCCGGCATAGGGGAAATGAATGCGGAAAAACTTGTTGCCGCCGGCTTGAAGAGCGTAGCGATGCTGGCCGCCGCCGACGTGGAACAGCTTTCTGCCCTGCCTGGCGTGGGTGAAACCACTGCCGAAGCCTGGATAAAAGGGGCGGAAATGGCTATCGATCAAGAGCTTGGGGAAAAGTAA
- the infB gene encoding translation initiation factor IF-2 — protein MSKKRVYELAKDLGLENKELIARLERIGITGKSHSSALEDGELERIQSELLSKEPKEIVEKRIKSTVIRRRAVPAAVEDVSAEEESAEASTEIAPVEIEKPAETAAPVAAGVQLEPPVAQEPNKQEPVKQTPVRTSIYRHEPLRGVIRRPPVVPANVPRKEELAQKPVAESESRVAQPATAASAETQGEREEKVAAVQPEAAASVSAGAKSPQDAAPRVHHPAAETRKQPFGQRPKPGAPPAKPLQAPSKEPFRKGEGAAAPSPARFGKSGKPAEAIDKLKKKGGAKAPFEVLMSDDAPRKKPFLKKLVDKKGQPIDPDQQERRPKWREEKKPAPVKMKKTLITTPKAIKRRIHVDEAISVGELAKRMGIKASEVINKLIGLGLMLTINQSVDIDTASLIAADFGYQVEASLQGEREEIMQREVDSPEKLRLRAPVVTIMGHVDHGKTSLLDAIRQTNVIDGEAGGITQAIGAYRVNINNRDIVFLDTPGHEAFTAMRARGAQVTDIVVLVVAADDGIMGQTVEAINHAKVAGVPIIVAINKIDKPGADPAKIRQTLTEYNLLSEEWGGETIFCEVSAKKKIGIEGLLEMIILQTDIMELKADPDRPARGVIIEAKLDRGRGPLATVLIQEGTLHEGDAFVSKTEFGRVRALVNDQGKKISEAGPSMPVEVVGFSRVPQVGTEFVCVEDEKKARSIGQYWIRKERERDLSVSSKVTLEQLYQRIKEGAKELNVIVKADVQGSVEALCEALNKLSTSDIKLKIIHSSTGTITENDVMLASASDAIIIGFNVRPDARVAELAEHEGIDIKLYDIIYNAIADIRAAMEGLLEPVYKEVVQGRAEIREVFRVPKIGAIAGSFVLDGKIVRSAGLRLIRDGVVVFEGKIASLRRFKDDAKEVAAGFECGIGIEGFNDMKARDIIETYVKEQIERKL, from the coding sequence ATGTCGAAAAAAAGGGTTTATGAACTGGCAAAGGATTTGGGGCTTGAGAACAAGGAGCTGATCGCGCGACTGGAAAGGATTGGTATTACCGGCAAATCCCATTCAAGTGCACTCGAGGACGGTGAACTGGAGAGGATACAGTCAGAACTGCTGTCAAAAGAGCCGAAAGAGATAGTGGAAAAAAGGATCAAGTCCACGGTAATCAGAAGAAGGGCTGTGCCTGCTGCCGTTGAAGATGTCTCTGCTGAAGAAGAAAGCGCCGAGGCAAGCACCGAGATCGCCCCTGTTGAGATTGAAAAACCTGCCGAAACGGCCGCGCCGGTTGCGGCGGGTGTTCAGTTAGAGCCGCCGGTAGCGCAAGAGCCGAACAAGCAAGAGCCGGTAAAGCAAACTCCGGTAAGGACCTCGATCTACAGGCATGAGCCTCTACGAGGTGTTATCCGTCGGCCGCCTGTTGTGCCGGCCAATGTTCCCCGGAAGGAGGAGCTTGCCCAAAAGCCTGTCGCAGAGTCAGAAAGCCGTGTGGCGCAACCGGCAACGGCAGCGTCTGCGGAAACGCAGGGCGAGCGTGAAGAAAAGGTTGCGGCTGTGCAGCCGGAGGCGGCAGCATCTGTAAGCGCCGGGGCTAAAAGCCCGCAAGATGCAGCCCCGAGGGTGCATCACCCGGCAGCCGAAACCAGAAAGCAGCCGTTTGGGCAAAGGCCAAAACCTGGCGCCCCCCCTGCCAAACCTTTGCAGGCGCCTTCCAAGGAGCCATTTCGCAAGGGAGAGGGCGCTGCGGCGCCTTCGCCAGCGCGTTTCGGCAAATCAGGCAAGCCTGCGGAAGCGATTGACAAACTGAAGAAGAAGGGGGGAGCAAAGGCGCCCTTTGAAGTTCTCATGAGCGATGATGCACCCCGGAAGAAACCTTTTCTGAAGAAGTTGGTTGATAAGAAGGGACAGCCGATAGACCCTGATCAGCAGGAACGACGCCCGAAATGGCGCGAAGAGAAGAAGCCCGCGCCTGTCAAGATGAAAAAAACGCTGATCACAACGCCCAAGGCGATCAAGCGAAGGATTCATGTTGACGAGGCGATAAGCGTAGGCGAGCTCGCCAAAAGGATGGGGATCAAGGCGTCGGAGGTTATCAACAAGCTGATCGGTCTCGGGCTGATGTTGACGATCAACCAGTCGGTTGATATCGATACGGCCTCCCTGATAGCTGCGGATTTTGGATACCAGGTGGAAGCTTCGTTGCAGGGCGAGCGGGAAGAAATTATGCAGCGGGAAGTTGATTCCCCTGAGAAGCTCAGGTTGCGGGCGCCAGTTGTCACGATTATGGGGCATGTTGATCACGGCAAAACTTCCCTGCTCGACGCGATCAGGCAGACCAACGTGATCGACGGCGAGGCGGGCGGCATAACCCAGGCAATCGGCGCGTACCGCGTCAATATCAACAACCGGGATATTGTTTTTCTGGATACGCCGGGGCATGAGGCGTTTACCGCAATGCGGGCGCGCGGCGCCCAGGTGACGGATATTGTGGTATTGGTTGTCGCCGCGGACGACGGCATTATGGGTCAGACCGTCGAGGCGATCAATCATGCCAAGGTTGCCGGAGTGCCGATCATCGTTGCCATCAACAAAATCGACAAGCCGGGGGCGGACCCGGCCAAGATCCGCCAGACCCTGACGGAGTACAACCTCCTGTCCGAGGAATGGGGCGGGGAGACCATCTTCTGCGAGGTTTCTGCAAAGAAAAAGATAGGCATTGAAGGGCTTTTGGAGATGATCATCCTGCAAACCGATATTATGGAACTGAAGGCCGATCCGGATCGTCCCGCCCGCGGCGTCATAATCGAAGCCAAGCTGGACCGGGGACGGGGGCCGTTGGCGACTGTTCTGATTCAGGAGGGCACCTTGCATGAGGGGGATGCCTTTGTTTCCAAAACGGAATTTGGCCGGGTGCGCGCCCTGGTGAACGATCAGGGCAAAAAAATCAGTGAAGCCGGCCCGTCGATGCCGGTTGAGGTCGTTGGTTTCTCCCGCGTGCCGCAGGTAGGCACCGAGTTCGTCTGCGTCGAGGATGAGAAAAAGGCGAGAAGCATAGGCCAGTACTGGATCCGCAAGGAACGGGAAAGGGATCTTTCCGTATCCTCGAAGGTAACGCTGGAACAGCTCTATCAGCGGATAAAGGAGGGGGCCAAGGAACTGAATGTCATCGTCAAAGCGGATGTGCAGGGCTCCGTCGAGGCCCTGTGCGAGGCTCTCAACAAGCTCAGCACAAGCGATATAAAACTTAAAATAATTCACAGCTCTACGGGAACCATTACCGAAAATGACGTCATGCTTGCCTCGGCGTCGGACGCGATCATCATCGGGTTCAATGTGCGGCCGGACGCGCGGGTTGCGGAGCTGGCGGAGCATGAAGGAATAGACATCAAACTTTATGACATTATTTATAATGCGATCGCTGATATAAGGGCGGCTATGGAGGGTCTGCTGGAGCCAGTCTATAAGGAGGTTGTCCAGGGGCGCGCCGAGATCAGGGAGGTTTTCCGCGTTCCGAAGATCGGTGCCATTGCCGGGAGTTTCGTTCTGGACGGCAAGATTGTCCGGTCGGCCGGCCTGCGCCTGATTCGGGACGGGGTTGTGGTTTTTGAGGGGAAAATTGCCTCGCTCAGGCGGTTCAAGGACGATGCCAAAGAGGTAGCCGCCGGTTTTGAATGCGGGATCGGGATTGAGGGGTTCAATGATATGAAGGCAAGGGATATCATCGAAACCTACGTAAAGGAACAAATCGAGCGTAAATTGTAG
- a CDS encoding ribosome maturation factor RimP: MQTYEEQIGQLAEPLIAAEGMEMVLVECLKMKACWLVRVYIDKAGGVAVDDCAQVSDKLGDLLDVHDVPPGQYTLEISSPGLDRPLHRDKDFARYCGSRIHVRLLDKLEGRRDLRGELVSYEDSDVAGKVIVMSVDGQTLRIPREKVFRANLEYTL, from the coding sequence ATGCAAACGTATGAAGAACAAATTGGGCAACTTGCAGAGCCGCTGATCGCCGCTGAGGGGATGGAGATGGTTCTGGTGGAATGCCTGAAGATGAAGGCCTGCTGGCTGGTGCGCGTTTACATCGACAAGGCAGGCGGGGTCGCCGTGGACGACTGCGCACAGGTAAGCGACAAGCTGGGCGACCTGCTGGATGTCCATGATGTGCCGCCGGGGCAATATACACTGGAGATTTCCTCGCCGGGTCTCGATCGTCCGCTCCACAGGGACAAGGATTTTGCAAGGTATTGCGGTTCCCGGATTCATGTCCGGCTTCTGGATAAACTGGAAGGACGGCGCGACTTGCGGGGCGAGTTGGTAAGTTATGAGGACAGCGACGTTGCAGGAAAGGTCATTGTGATGTCCGTGGATGGTCAAACCTTGCGCATCCCGAGGGAAAAGGTTTTCAGGGCCAATCTGGAATATACATTGTAA
- the pcnB gene encoding polynucleotide adenylyltransferase PcnB: MQPRIIGREEHGISRKQISPNALHTLYRLQDNGFVAYLVGGCVRDLLLGRTPKDFDIVTNAAPGQIKHLFRNARVIGRRFRLVHLHFQDEILEVSTFRASAPSEVEEVKEADGEKRPPLHLKDEDGMVLRDNVFGTPEEDALRRDLTINALAYSIADFSVIDYTNGMSDLEQRLIRPIGDPFVRFTEDPVRMIRAVRFAASHDFAIDAEAWDVICELAPTIVRAAPARLYEEMLKIFLLGSARPVFTLLEKSGLLAALFPALIRWSAAKGDLTAVLQANMDSLDRLLQKGLSPSPPLFLAMLFGPGLEEDALARHREGVPYLQALDAACESFLTELATTVSVPGRISGQLRRILSLQPSLHRIPPRRPASLAGRPEFSDAMTYLIFTTRTQEEGRKAREWWKNFINAPAETRLDPPGAEAAAPAKRRRRKRRSARPAERIVAP, from the coding sequence ATGCAACCACGAATTATTGGTCGAGAGGAACACGGAATATCCCGCAAGCAGATCAGCCCCAACGCGCTGCATACCCTTTATCGTCTTCAGGACAATGGTTTTGTCGCCTACCTCGTGGGCGGGTGCGTCCGCGACCTGCTTCTGGGGCGCACTCCCAAGGATTTTGACATAGTGACAAATGCCGCACCCGGCCAGATCAAACATCTCTTTCGCAATGCCCGGGTTATCGGCCGCCGTTTTCGGCTGGTGCATCTGCATTTTCAGGATGAAATTCTGGAGGTCTCCACCTTTCGCGCATCCGCGCCTTCCGAGGTAGAGGAAGTGAAAGAAGCGGACGGCGAAAAACGGCCGCCGCTTCATCTGAAAGACGAAGACGGAATGGTGCTGCGCGACAATGTTTTCGGGACTCCGGAGGAGGACGCCCTTCGCCGCGATTTAACCATCAACGCCCTGGCCTACAGCATCGCTGATTTTTCGGTTATTGACTACACCAATGGGATGAGCGATTTGGAACAGCGGCTCATTCGTCCCATCGGCGATCCCTTTGTCCGGTTTACGGAAGACCCGGTGCGGATGATTCGCGCCGTCCGTTTTGCCGCCTCCCACGATTTTGCCATAGATGCGGAGGCTTGGGATGTTATCTGCGAACTTGCTCCCACCATCGTCCGCGCCGCGCCGGCGAGGCTCTACGAGGAAATGCTGAAGATCTTCCTGCTCGGATCTGCCCGTCCGGTTTTTACCCTTTTGGAGAAAAGCGGGCTCCTTGCCGCCCTTTTCCCCGCGCTGATTCGGTGGTCCGCCGCCAAAGGCGATCTGACTGCGGTCTTGCAAGCAAACATGGACAGTCTCGATCGGCTCCTGCAAAAGGGACTCTCCCCCTCTCCCCCGCTTTTTCTGGCAATGCTCTTTGGCCCCGGGCTGGAAGAGGACGCCCTGGCCCGTCACCGTGAGGGCGTTCCCTATTTGCAGGCCCTGGATGCCGCCTGTGAATCGTTTCTAACGGAGCTGGCAACTACCGTCAGCGTGCCGGGACGGATCAGCGGTCAACTGCGCCGCATTCTTTCCTTGCAGCCCTCCCTGCACAGAATACCGCCGCGGCGTCCCGCCTCCCTGGCCGGTCGGCCCGAATTCTCGGATGCCATGACGTATCTGATCTTCACGACCCGGACGCAAGAAGAAGGCAGGAAAGCTCGTGAATGGTGGAAAAACTTCATAAATGCCCCCGCCGAAACCCGGTTGGACCCTCCTGGCGCTGAGGCCGCGGCGCCGGCAAAACGCCGCAGAAGGAAAAGACGCAGCGCTCGTCCTGCGGAACGTATTGTCGCGCCTTAA